The following nucleotide sequence is from Pirellulales bacterium.
GCCTGGATCAATTTGCTCCGCGCAGGGTCGCTGTGGTCGATGAATTTGAGCGCCGAATACAAATTGCGCTGCGTGATACGCGCGGCTTGATTCTTGTTAGACGGGGGACGCAACAGCCGCAAAGTCTGGTTACCTGAGAGACCATGACAGCCCGACGTTCCACACCGATTGAGGAGCATCGGTTGCACAACGTGGGCAAAATCCTCCGCCGTCCCACGCGGCAGGCTGCGAATCAATCGTTCCAACTCCTCGGCGCCAATGGTCCGTTCGCTGTCCGCTTCCGCAGGAACGACGCGGCGCGGCGCGTTGGCCTGCTCAAGCCGCCGTTTGACGTAAACTATCCGGCGATCGGTGGCGTCGATTTGTTCGGCCGTGGTCACCTCGCGCGCAGCGTGCTCCGTCAGTCCTTGGTCGATGCACCAAACAGCAATTTTGAGATGATGTTCGACGCTGGTGGCATCGCCACGCCCGGCCAGCAGGCGATAGGCCTCGTCCAGCGATCCACAGACAAATGCGACCTCGTCGCGGCGCAGACGGATTTCCCCGCTGTCCCGACGCACATGCAATCGGCCATCGCGCTGAGTGACCCGACCATGGAGGGTACGCCCATTGTTCAAGAGCACCACCTGGTCGGCGGTCAATTCGAGCGCGGGCGGGGCGGCCACCACTCCGCCGGCCGCCAGCAGCAGGCAGAAGATCACAGGCGCGCGACGGTATCGACGGAAAACTGCCATATCGGGGCGGGAGACTAGGACGGCCCCGGATGAGCGTCAAGGTCAGACGCGATGTGGCTTCAGTTGGCCAACAATGCGATGGTCAGATACTTTCCCATAACGCTCCAGGCTGGCTATCTTACGAAACAGGGGGCGAAATGGGGGACCCAGCGTGCGAGGCAAAATCAGGTGATTCAAAGCGCGACCGGCTCGCCAGGAAATCCTTCTCCCTGGACGCTGTTGCACGGCCAGGAGATCGTGATCGACCTTGCCAGCCCCTTTGTCTATTTGGGGCGATTAGTGGGGGAGGGGGGAGGATTCGTCGAGTTGGAAGGGGTCGACGTACACGACTTGCGCGACACTTCGACCACCCGCGAGCGCTATATTTTGGATTGCCGATTGCACGGGGTACGTCCGAATCGACACCGTGTGTGGGTCAGGCTGGCAGACGTGGTGGGCGTGTCGCGATTGGCAGATGTGGTTGTGGAATAGGCCGCATTGGCCGTGGTAGCCAATTGAATGAGCCATACCGAACGTCGCCGCGTACTGTATTATGGAAGGGTGCAGGGGGTCGGTTTTCGGTACACAGCCCAGCGGCTGGCAGGGCGGTTTGCCGTAACCGGATTCGTGCGTAATCTGCCCGCCGGCAACGTGGAGCTCGTGGCCGAGGGAGTACCGCTGGAGATCGAGCGTTTCTTGTCCGCCGTGCGCGAGCAAATGAGCGACGGCATCCAGTCGGAGCAGGCAGCCACGAGCGACGCCACTGGCGAGTTCCGCGGATTTGAAATTCACCGTTAGTTTATCGCATCCAGTTTGAGAATAAGTTGGCATGACCAGTATGTTGTCGCGTCCCCCAGTGCTGCTCGCGCAGCTCCCTACTTGGTTCAGCGCCACGGGCTATGTCGCCCTGGGGGCGGTAGCGGCCCTGGCCGCGTTGGTGGCCGCGTACTTCGCTTTGCGATTGGCGCTGCCGAAGGTGGCGGCGATCGCGCTGACCACCGGCAAAGCGGCGCTCGCGCATCCGTTGTTCTGGGTCGAAATCCTCGGCGCCGCGTTTG
It contains:
- a CDS encoding acylphosphatase, whose protein sequence is MSHTERRRVLYYGRVQGVGFRYTAQRLAGRFAVTGFVRNLPAGNVELVAEGVPLEIERFLSAVREQMSDGIQSEQAATSDATGEFRGFEIHR